A stretch of Heterodontus francisci isolate sHetFra1 chromosome 1, sHetFra1.hap1, whole genome shotgun sequence DNA encodes these proteins:
- the med28 gene encoding mediator of RNA polymerase II transcription subunit 28, which translates to MSFNGVEQCIQKFLDVARQTECFFLQKRLQLAVQKPEQVIKEDVSELKNELQRKEALIQKHLSKLRHWQQVLEDINVQPKKSADLVQGPLAYLEQASANIPAPLKQT; encoded by the exons ATGAGCTTCAATG GTGTAGAGCAGTGCATCCAAAAGTTTTTGGATGTTGCCAGACAAACAGAGTGTTTCTTTCTTCAGAAAAGGCTACAGCTTGCTGTACAAAAACCTGAACAAGTCATAAAAGAG GATGTTTCTGAATTGAAAAATGAGTTACAGAGAAAGGAGGCCTTGATCCAGAAGCACCTAAGCAAACTGCGCCACTGGCAACAAGTCTTGGAAGATATTAATGTGCAGCCCAAAAAATCAGCAGACCTAGTTCAGGGACCTTTGGCCTATCTTGAACAAGCATCTGCAAATATCCCAGCTCCACTAAAGCAAACATGA